In one Fundulus heteroclitus isolate FHET01 chromosome 3, MU-UCD_Fhet_4.1, whole genome shotgun sequence genomic region, the following are encoded:
- the rps27.2 gene encoding 40S ribosomal protein S27.2 yields the protein MPLAKDLLHPSAEEEKRSHKKKRLVQSPNSYFMDVKCPGCYKITTVFSHAQTVVLCVGCSTVLCQPTGGKARLTEGCSFRRKQH from the exons ATGCCC CTTGCTAAAGATCTGCTGCACCCCAGTGCagaggaggaaaagaggagTCACAAGAAGAAGCGGCTTGTGCAGAGTCCTAATTCCTATTTCATGGATGTCAAATGTCCTG GTTGCTACAAGATCACCACAGTATTCAGCCACGCTCAGACAGTGGTGCTGTGTGTCGGCTGCTCCACGGTCCTGTGCCAGCCGACGGGGGGGAAAGCTCGCCTGACAGAAG GATGCTCCTTCAGGAGAAAACAACACTAG